A stretch of the Thermus thermophilus genome encodes the following:
- a CDS encoding ABC transporter substrate-binding protein, translating to MRKLLPLALLGLSAFAQVDVPFWHAMDGPAGRLIAAFAQEFNGRQGQYRVLPQYVGNYRDAETKLVAALRTGGGPVLFQAELSFFPRLVAEGKAVALDPYLALDRAFVEDLFEPAWNYGVVEGRRFGLPFNTSTPVLFYNLDAFRAKGLKAPRNWKEFEEMARALTTRQAKGFIFVTDPQAWLFEAMVTSRGGNLVKDGRPNFTSKEALDALETLHRLNRAGALSARSLAEATFAQLDFVRTKGMMVMASIANWPAAENFSFAFTLGVAPVPREEGGKVPMGGAQLVVLQGSKEAQIRGALEFWKYLMEPRNVARWVEASYYVPVRKSALPLLEGFYRENPFRKVAFEQIAYAQERPRVPQFSTWAGLLAEALEKSLKGNIPPQKALEEAQRKAEAIR from the coding sequence ATGCGGAAGCTTCTTCCCTTGGCGCTTCTGGGCCTTTCCGCCTTCGCCCAGGTGGACGTGCCCTTCTGGCACGCCATGGACGGCCCGGCGGGGAGGCTCATCGCCGCCTTCGCCCAGGAGTTCAACGGCAGGCAGGGCCAGTACCGGGTCCTGCCCCAGTACGTGGGGAACTACCGGGACGCGGAGACCAAGCTGGTGGCCGCCCTGCGCACGGGAGGGGGACCGGTGCTTTTCCAGGCGGAGCTCTCCTTCTTCCCCCGCCTGGTGGCCGAGGGGAAGGCGGTGGCCCTAGACCCCTACCTGGCCCTGGACCGGGCCTTTGTGGAGGACCTCTTTGAGCCCGCCTGGAACTACGGGGTGGTGGAGGGGAGGCGCTTTGGCCTCCCCTTCAACACCTCCACCCCGGTCCTCTTCTACAACCTGGACGCCTTCCGGGCCAAGGGGCTCAAGGCCCCGAGGAACTGGAAGGAGTTTGAGGAGATGGCCAGGGCCCTCACCACCCGCCAGGCCAAGGGGTTCATCTTCGTCACCGACCCCCAGGCCTGGCTCTTTGAGGCCATGGTGACGAGCCGGGGGGGCAACCTGGTGAAGGACGGGAGGCCCAACTTCACCTCCAAGGAGGCCCTGGACGCCCTGGAGACCCTTCACCGCTTGAACCGGGCGGGGGCGCTTTCCGCCCGGAGCCTGGCCGAGGCCACCTTCGCCCAGCTGGACTTCGTGCGCACCAAGGGAATGATGGTCATGGCCTCCATCGCCAACTGGCCCGCCGCGGAGAACTTCTCCTTCGCCTTCACCCTGGGGGTGGCCCCCGTGCCCCGGGAGGAGGGGGGGAAGGTGCCCATGGGGGGCGCGCAGCTTGTGGTGCTCCAGGGGTCCAAGGAGGCCCAGATCCGGGGGGCCTTGGAGTTCTGGAAGTACCTCATGGAGCCCAGGAACGTGGCCCGCTGGGTGGAGGCGAGCTACTACGTGCCCGTGCGCAAGTCGGCCCTCCCCCTCCTGGAGGGCTTCTACCGGGAAAACCCCTTCCGCAAGGTGGCCTTTGAGCAGATCGCCTACGCCCAGGAGCGGCCTCGAGTCCCCCAGTTCTCCACCTGGGCGGGCCTTTTGGCCGAGGCCCTGGAGAAAAGCCTCAAGGGGAACATCCCCCCGCAAAAGGCCCTGGAAGAGGCCCAGAGGAAGGCGGAGGCCATCCGGTAG
- the rlmN gene encoding 23S rRNA (adenine(2503)-C(2))-methyltransferase RlmN produces MAASHALKPILELLPEELPGEGYRKAQIAHWLYAKGARDFSEMTDLPKALREALAREWRLSEFSLVQAFPSQDGSVKYLFTLLDGKKTEAVYMPYENRKTVCLSTMVGCPAGCTFCATGALGFGRNLTAAEILDQLLTIAYHQGLSPREIRNVVLMGMGEPLLNLRNVLKAVRIMLHKKALALSPRRVTLSTVGIPKGIYRLAEEDLGVRLALSLHAPDDETRRKIIPTAHRYPIAEILEAVRHYYAKTKRRVTFEYTLLKGVNDHLWQARLLAKLLKGLSAHVNLIPFNPWEGAPVEGTPKAGILAFAEELKRLGVPTSIRWSRGQDVGAACGQLALKVPRPLTFTPLPEGAGR; encoded by the coding sequence ATGGCCGCCTCCCACGCCCTCAAGCCCATCCTGGAGCTTCTCCCCGAGGAGCTTCCCGGCGAGGGCTACCGCAAGGCCCAGATCGCCCACTGGCTCTACGCCAAAGGGGCGCGGGACTTCTCGGAGATGACCGACCTGCCCAAGGCCTTGCGGGAGGCCTTGGCGCGGGAGTGGCGCCTCTCCGAGTTCAGCCTGGTCCAGGCCTTCCCGAGCCAAGACGGAAGCGTCAAGTACCTCTTCACCCTTCTGGACGGCAAGAAAACCGAGGCCGTCTACATGCCCTACGAGAACCGGAAGACCGTCTGCCTCTCCACCATGGTGGGGTGTCCGGCGGGGTGCACCTTCTGCGCCACCGGGGCCCTCGGCTTCGGGCGGAACCTCACCGCGGCGGAGATCCTGGACCAGCTCCTCACCATCGCCTACCACCAGGGCCTCTCCCCCAGGGAGATCCGGAACGTGGTCCTGATGGGGATGGGGGAGCCCCTCCTCAACCTGAGGAACGTCCTCAAAGCGGTCCGGATCATGCTGCACAAGAAGGCCCTCGCCCTAAGCCCCAGGCGCGTCACCCTCTCCACCGTGGGCATCCCCAAGGGGATCTACCGCCTCGCCGAGGAAGACCTCGGGGTGCGGCTCGCCCTCTCCCTCCACGCCCCGGACGACGAAACCCGGAGGAAGATCATCCCCACCGCCCACCGCTACCCCATCGCCGAGATCCTGGAGGCGGTGCGCCACTACTACGCCAAGACCAAGCGGCGGGTCACCTTTGAGTACACCCTCCTCAAGGGGGTGAACGACCACCTCTGGCAGGCGAGGCTCCTCGCCAAGCTCCTCAAGGGCCTAAGCGCCCACGTGAACCTCATCCCCTTCAACCCCTGGGAAGGGGCCCCGGTGGAGGGGACGCCCAAGGCGGGCATCCTGGCCTTCGCCGAGGAGCTAAAGCGCCTCGGCGTCCCCACCTCCATAAGGTGGAGCCGGGGGCAGGACGTGGGGGCGGCCTGCGGCCAGCTCGCCCTGAAGGTCCCCCGGCCCCTGACCTTCACACCGCTTCCAGAAGGCGCCGGGCGATGA
- a CDS encoding acyl-CoA dehydrogenase family protein, with product MGLWFEESAEERQVLGPLREFLKAEVAPGAAERDRTGAFPWDLVRKLAEFGVFGAVVPEAYGGAGLSTRLFARMVEAIAYYDGALALTVASHNSLATAHILLAGNEAQKEAFLPKLASGEALGAWGLTEPGSGSDAAALKTKAEKVEGGWRLNGTKQFITQGSVAGVYVVMARTDPPPSPERKHQGISAFAFFRPERGLRVGRKEEKLGLSASDTAQLILEDLFVPEEALLGERGKGFYDVLRVLDGGRIGIAAMAVGLGRAALDYALRYAKGREAFGRPIAEFEGVSFKLAEAATELEAARLLYLKAAELKDAGRPFALEAAQAKLFASEVAVKACDEAIQILGGYGYVKDYPVERYWRDARLTRIGEGTSEILKLIIARRLLEAV from the coding sequence ATGGGCCTCTGGTTTGAGGAAAGCGCGGAGGAGCGGCAGGTCCTGGGGCCTCTTCGCGAGTTCCTAAAGGCGGAGGTGGCCCCGGGGGCGGCGGAGCGGGACCGCACCGGGGCCTTCCCCTGGGACCTGGTGCGGAAGCTCGCCGAGTTCGGCGTCTTCGGGGCGGTGGTGCCCGAGGCCTACGGGGGCGCGGGGCTTTCCACGAGGCTTTTCGCCCGCATGGTGGAGGCCATCGCGTACTACGACGGCGCCCTTGCCCTCACCGTGGCGAGCCACAACTCCCTGGCCACGGCGCACATCCTCCTCGCGGGGAACGAGGCCCAGAAGGAGGCCTTTCTTCCCAAGCTTGCCTCGGGGGAGGCCCTGGGGGCCTGGGGCCTCACGGAGCCCGGCTCCGGCTCGGACGCCGCCGCCCTCAAGACCAAGGCGGAGAAGGTGGAGGGGGGGTGGCGGCTCAACGGCACCAAGCAGTTCATCACCCAGGGGAGCGTGGCCGGGGTCTACGTGGTCATGGCCCGCACCGACCCCCCTCCAAGCCCCGAGCGGAAGCACCAGGGCATCTCCGCCTTCGCCTTCTTCCGCCCTGAGCGGGGGCTAAGGGTAGGCCGGAAGGAGGAGAAGCTTGGCCTAAGCGCCTCGGATACGGCGCAGCTAATCCTGGAGGACCTCTTCGTGCCCGAGGAGGCCCTTTTGGGCGAGCGGGGGAAGGGCTTCTACGACGTCTTAAGGGTGCTGGACGGGGGCAGGATCGGCATCGCCGCCATGGCCGTGGGCCTGGGCCGGGCCGCCTTGGACTACGCCCTCCGCTACGCCAAGGGGCGGGAGGCCTTCGGCCGGCCCATCGCCGAGTTTGAGGGGGTTTCCTTCAAGCTGGCGGAGGCGGCCACGGAGCTGGAGGCGGCGCGGCTTCTCTACCTCAAGGCGGCGGAGCTCAAGGACGCGGGGAGGCCTTTCGCCCTCGAGGCCGCCCAGGCCAAGCTCTTCGCCAGCGAGGTGGCGGTGAAGGCCTGCGACGAGGCCATCCAGATCCTGGGGGGCTACGGCTACGTCAAGGACTACCCCGTGGAGCGCTACTGGCGGGACGCCCGCCTGACCCGCATCGGCGAGGGAACGAGCGAGATCCTGAAGCTCATCATCGCCCGGCGCCTTCTGGAAGCGGTGTGA
- a CDS encoding NUDIX hydrolase, translating into MRREILVAAAILLDSRGRVLLVGNDWGRRGRVRYTLPGGTVEPGETALEALVREVREETGLWVRSVEHLAYVIQVEDRRKNERTLAMAFRATYEGLLNPRDPDGHIVEARFFTLEEVEERLKGHLPLLEPLRAYLRGERGRFYAYAGWHAPGVVV; encoded by the coding sequence ATGCGCCGGGAGATCCTGGTGGCGGCGGCCATCCTCCTGGACAGCCGGGGCCGGGTCCTCCTCGTGGGCAACGACTGGGGCCGCCGGGGCCGGGTGCGCTACACCCTTCCCGGGGGGACGGTGGAGCCCGGGGAGACGGCCCTAGAGGCCCTGGTGCGGGAAGTGCGGGAGGAGACGGGGCTTTGGGTCCGGTCCGTGGAGCACCTGGCCTACGTGATCCAGGTGGAGGACCGCCGCAAGAACGAGCGCACCCTGGCCATGGCCTTCCGGGCCACCTACGAGGGGCTCTTGAACCCCAGGGACCCCGACGGGCACATCGTGGAGGCCCGCTTCTTCACCCTGGAGGAGGTGGAGGAGAGGCTCAAGGGGCACCTTCCCCTCCTCGAGCCCCTGCGGGCCTACCTGCGGGGGGAGCGGGGCCGGTTTTACGCCTACGCCGGCTGGCACGCCCCGGGGGTCGTGGTCTAG
- the prfA gene encoding peptide chain release factor 1, whose protein sequence is MLDKLDRLEEEYRELEALLSDPEVLKDKGRYQSLSRRYAEMGEVIGLIREYRKVLQDLEEAESLLDDPELKEMAKAEREALLARKEALEKELERHLLPKDPMDERDAIVEIRAGTGGEEAALFARDLFNMYLRFAEAMGFETEVLDSHPTDLGGFSKVVFEVRGPGAYGTFKYESGVHRVQRVPVTETQGRIHTSTATVAVLPKAEEEDFQLNMDEIRIDVMRASGPGGQGVNTTDSAVRVVHLPTGIMVTCQDSRSQIKNREKALMILRSRLLEMKRAEEAERLRKTRLAQIGTGERSEKIRTYNFPQSRVTDHRIGFTTHDLEGVLSGHLTPILEALKRADQERQLAALAEG, encoded by the coding sequence ATGCTGGACAAGCTTGACCGCCTAGAGGAAGAGTACCGGGAGCTGGAGGCGCTCCTCTCCGACCCGGAGGTGCTGAAGGATAAGGGGCGCTACCAGAGCCTCTCCCGCCGCTACGCCGAGATGGGGGAGGTGATCGGCCTCATCCGGGAGTACCGGAAGGTCCTCCAGGACCTCGAGGAGGCGGAAAGCCTCCTTGACGACCCCGAGCTCAAGGAGATGGCCAAGGCGGAGCGGGAGGCCCTCCTCGCCCGCAAGGAGGCCTTGGAGAAGGAGCTGGAGCGCCACCTCCTGCCCAAGGATCCCATGGACGAAAGGGACGCCATCGTGGAGATCCGGGCGGGGACGGGAGGGGAGGAGGCCGCCCTCTTCGCCCGCGACCTTTTCAACATGTACCTCCGCTTCGCTGAGGCGATGGGCTTTGAGACCGAGGTCCTGGACTCCCACCCCACGGACCTCGGGGGCTTCTCCAAGGTGGTCTTTGAGGTCCGGGGCCCGGGGGCCTACGGCACCTTCAAGTACGAGAGCGGGGTCCACCGGGTGCAGCGGGTGCCCGTCACCGAGACCCAGGGGCGGATCCACACCTCCACGGCCACGGTGGCCGTCCTTCCCAAGGCGGAGGAGGAGGACTTCCAGCTGAACATGGACGAGATCCGCATTGACGTGATGCGGGCTTCGGGGCCCGGGGGGCAGGGGGTGAACACCACCGACTCGGCGGTGCGGGTGGTCCACCTGCCCACGGGGATCATGGTCACCTGCCAGGACTCCCGCAGCCAGATCAAGAACCGGGAGAAGGCCCTCATGATCCTAAGAAGCCGCCTCCTGGAGATGAAGCGGGCGGAGGAGGCGGAAAGGCTCCGGAAGACCCGCCTCGCCCAGATCGGCACCGGGGAGCGCTCGGAGAAGATCCGCACCTACAACTTCCCCCAGTCCCGGGTCACGGACCACCGCATCGGGTTCACCACCCATGACCTCGAGGGCGTCCTCTCCGGCCACCTGACCCCCATCCTGGAGGCGCTCAAGCGGGCCGACCAGGAGCGCCAGCTCGCGGCGCTGGCGGAAGGGTGA
- a CDS encoding ZIP family metal transporter, with protein MEPFLLYALLGGLFTWGLTAVGAASVFFAREPSRKLLDAMLGFAAGVMLAASVFSLLIPGMEMAEAQGNNPIFPAVVGFLLGGGLIRLLDRYLPHLHLGPKEAPEGLKTLWRRTTLLILAITLHNFPEGLAVGVAFGAAGLDATGTATLGGAVALALGIGLQNLPEGLAIAWPLRRVGIGAGLAWFYGQLSAIVEPLGAVLGALLVAQMMALLPYLMALAAGAMVFVVVEEVIPESQAEGNGDTATFGVMTGFALMMALDVALG; from the coding sequence ATGGAGCCCTTCCTCCTCTACGCCCTGTTGGGCGGCCTCTTCACCTGGGGCCTCACGGCGGTGGGGGCGGCGAGCGTCTTCTTCGCCAGGGAGCCGAGCCGCAAGCTTCTGGACGCCATGCTGGGCTTCGCCGCCGGGGTGATGCTCGCGGCGAGCGTCTTCTCCCTCCTCATCCCCGGGATGGAGATGGCGGAGGCCCAAGGGAACAACCCCATTTTCCCGGCGGTGGTGGGGTTTCTCCTGGGCGGGGGGCTTATCCGGCTTTTGGACCGCTACCTGCCCCACCTCCACTTGGGCCCCAAGGAGGCCCCCGAGGGGCTCAAGACCCTCTGGCGCCGCACCACCCTCCTTATCCTCGCCATCACCCTGCACAACTTCCCCGAGGGCCTGGCCGTGGGGGTGGCCTTCGGGGCCGCGGGGCTGGACGCCACCGGGACGGCCACCCTGGGCGGGGCCGTCGCCCTCGCCTTGGGCATCGGCCTCCAGAACCTCCCCGAGGGGCTCGCCATCGCCTGGCCCTTGCGGCGGGTGGGGATCGGGGCGGGCCTTGCCTGGTTCTACGGGCAACTCTCCGCCATCGTGGAGCCCCTGGGCGCGGTGCTCGGGGCCCTCCTCGTGGCCCAGATGATGGCCCTCCTCCCCTACCTCATGGCTTTGGCCGCGGGGGCCATGGTCTTTGTGGTGGTGGAGGAGGTGATCCCGGAAAGCCAGGCGGAGGGGAACGGGGACACCGCCACCTTCGGGGTCATGACGGGCTTCGCCCTGATGATGGCCCTGGACGTGGCCTTGGGCTAG
- a CDS encoding dolichyl-phosphate-mannose-protein mannosyltransferase, protein MDFKDLLERTKELARSAAKEVEGKLRELKEKLDQDKDGRPDVLEKALKEAEKALEEAKAKLAQLDQDKDGLPDTLKGLSEAAKKAAETAKAKAEEAARLLQERLGKKEG, encoded by the coding sequence ATGGACTTCAAAGACCTTCTGGAAAGGACCAAGGAACTCGCCCGCTCCGCGGCGAAAGAGGTGGAAGGCAAGCTCCGGGAGCTCAAGGAAAAGCTGGACCAGGACAAGGACGGCCGGCCCGACGTCCTGGAAAAGGCCCTGAAGGAAGCGGAAAAGGCCCTGGAGGAGGCCAAGGCCAAGCTGGCCCAGCTGGACCAGGACAAAGACGGCCTCCCCGACACGCTAAAAGGGCTCTCCGAGGCCGCCAAGAAGGCGGCGGAAACCGCCAAGGCCAAAGCCGAAGAGGCCGCCCGCCTCCTGCAGGAGCGCCTAGGGAAGAAGGAGGGTTAG